The sequence CGCATTGCCAACCAACGCCAAGCCAATGCCGGTGTTGCCTGCGGTGCCTTCAACAATCGTGCCGCCTGGTTTCAAAAGCCCGCGCTCTTCTGCATCGCGCACGATGTAGAGCGCTGCCCGGTCCTTTACTGAAGCACCGGGATTGGCGAATTCGCATTTGCCGTAAATATCGCAGCCAGCCGCTTCGCTTGGTCCGGCAAGGCGAACCATCGGCGTGTTGCCGATAAGATCGAGCGTGTTTGGAAGAATTGATTTCATTTGAGAGGAAATAGGGCGGCGCAGCATTTATCGCAACGCACTTCCCCTATCGCAGCCCCAAATCAGTCTTCTGGTGCGATTGTGACCTTCAAACCGTCCAGTTCAGGAGTGAACGGCACTTGGCAGCTGAGGCGCGAGTTTTCTTCGCGGTGATCGCTACTTTCCAGCAGATCATCTTCATCTTCCGACATAGCAGATAGCTTATCCATAAAGGCCGGGTCGACATGGATGTGGCACGTCGCGCATGAAGCGCAGCCGCCGCACAGCGCCAGCAATTCGTCAAACCCATTGTCACGAATGGCTTCCATAACGGTCAGGCCGTTTTCGACGTCGAGATCGGTTGTGTTGCCTTCACGATTGGTAACGACCAGCTTCGGCATAAGATGCAATTCCTTATTTGATGCGGCCTCTATCGGCCACGCTGGCGCGCTGTTAAGCACCTGCTTAATTCAATAGCAAGATGGGCTTTAGGTGATGGGTTTAAGCGAAGCGCAAATTCGCGACGGATTGAACGCGGTTGTCGAGCGCGAGCCAAAGTTTGGCGGAGCCCTTGAACGAGTGGGCTATCCCGAAGCGCGCATCCGACCCACCGGATACCGCACGTTGCTGCGCACCATCGTGGGCCAGCAGGTCAGCGTCGCTGCAGCAGCATCGGTATGGAACAAGCTGGAAGCGCTGCTCGGAGAAGACATCCCACCGCAGGTTCTGCTTGATACCGAGTTCGACGAACTGCGGGCCTGCGGATTGTCACGCCAAAAACAAGGCTATGCCCGCTCGCTTTGCGAGCTCGTAACATGCGGCGAGCTGGACATCGAAAATCTGCCCAGTGACGACGAAGAAGCCATCGCTGAACTGACCAAGATTAAGGGCATCGGCCGGTGGTCTGCAGAAATCTATCTGCTGTTTGCAGAAGGCCGCCCGGACATTTGGCCAGCAGGAGACCTAGCCGTTCAGGCGGGCTTGCATGGTATTCTGGGCCTAGCCGAACGCCCGAGCGAGAAGGAGGCGCGCATACTTGCCGAAGGCTGGTCGCCGCATCGCGGATCGGTCGCCATTTTGACTTGGCATGCCTATAATAACCCCGCACTTTGATCCGGAAATAATCTTGTCAAATTAGCTCTCTATGTGTATTGCAACCGTAACACAGCATCAAAGGGACACTTAATCATGAGAATTCCTAGCCATACCCTGCGCACAGTTTGCGCGCTTGCTTTAGCCACTGGTCTCGGGACCGCTGGCTTCGCCAACACTAACAACGAAGGTTCTATGACAACCACACAAACGACAACTTCCGCCGCGACCGCTGAAGCAGCACCTCTGATCCCGCGCGAAGTTTTGTTCGGCAATCCAACCCGCTCTTCCGGCAAACTCAGCCCAGATGGCAAATGGCTAAGCTGGCTCGCGCCCAAGGACGGTGTGATGAATGTCTGGCTGGCACCTGCCGATGATCTCGATGCGGCGAAAACAATGACCGATGCGACGGATCGCCCGATCCGCCAGTATTTCTGGTCCGGCGATTCCAAGAACCTACTCTATGTACAGGACAAAGGCGGTGACGAGAACTTCCTGCTTTACGGCGTCGATATCGCCAGCGGTGAAGAACGCACCTTGACCCCTTTCGAGAACACCCGCGCGCAAGTTGTGGGCACGTCGAACGCTTATCCCAACAAGATGCTGGTGGGCGTAAACAACCGCGACCCGCGCTTGCATGATGTCCATATGCTTGATCTCGATACGGGCGCGCTAGAGCTGGTCATGCAGAACGAGGGCTTCGCGGGGTATCTCGCGGATGACCTTCTGAAACTGCGCATGGCGCTCAAGCCCAATGCGGCAGGCGGTATGGATTTTTACAAAATCAATGACGGCGAGATCGAGGGTGAAGCATTTGCCAGCACGGCGCTGGAAGATTCGCTAACCACCCAGCCCGCTGGATTCACCAATGATGGCAAGACCATGTATTGGATCGATAGCCGCGGCCGCAACACAGCTGCGCTGATCGCAGAAGATGTCGCGACCGGTGAAAAGACTATCATTGCGGAAAGCGACAAGGCTGACGTTGGCGGCGCGATGTCTGACCCGATGACGGGTGAAGTCGAAGCGACAAGCATCACCTATTTGAAGACCGAATGGACCGCGACCGATCCCGACGTTAAGGCTTCGCTCGATTGGCTGGACACCAGATTGGATGGCGACTTCGGCGTATCATCGCGCACCAAGGCTGATGACAAATGGGTCGTATGGAATGATCCCGTCACCACGCCGGGCAAGGTCTATCTGTATGACCGTAAGGCGCAAACGCTGACCGACTTCTATATGACGCGTCCCGATCTGGAAGGCGCGCCATTGCAAGCGATGCATACTCTGGAGATTACCAGCCGCGACGGTCTCACGCTTCCCAGCTATCTCACTCTGCCCCCTGGCAGCGATAGCGACGGTGATGGTGTTCCCGATGCCGCCGTTCCCATGGTTCTGCTGGTGCATGGCGGCCCATGGGCGCGCGATGGTTACGGTTACAACTCATATCACCAATGGCTCGCCAATCGCGGCTACGCGGTGATGAGCGTGAACTTCCGCGGCTCCACCGGATTCGGTAAAGACTTCATCTCTGCCGGTGATTTGGAATGGGGCAAGAAGATGCATGACGATCTGATCGACGCAGTGAATTACGCGGTCGAAAAGGGTGTCACGTCTGATGATAAGGTCGCCATTATGGGCGGTTCATACGGCGGTTATGCCACTCTGGCAGGCCTGACCTTTACGCCTGACGAGTTTGCCTGCGGCGTCGACATTGTGGGCCCGTCGAACCTCGAAACTCTGCTCGCGACCATCCCGCCTTACTGGGAGCCGATGATCGCTCAGTTCCACGAGCGGATGGGCAATCCCAACACGCCGGAAGGCCTTGCCATGCTGAAGGAGCGCAGCCCGCTCTACAGCGCCGATAAGATCGTGAAGCCGCTGCTGATCGGACAAGGCGCCAACGATCCGCGCGTCAATCAGGATGAAAGCGACCAGATCGTGGAAGCCATGAAGGCCAAGGGCATTCCGGTGACCTATGTTCTTTATCCTGACGAAGGCCACGGCTTCGCCAAGCCTGCCAACAACATCGCCTTCAATGCAGTCACGGAGAATTTCCTCGCAACCTGCCTGGGCGGACGAGCTGAACCGATTGGCGATACGGTCAAGAACTCGACTGCTGAAATCGTCGAAGGCGCAGACTTTGTGCAAGGGCTTGAGGAAGCGCTCGCCGAATAAGTTATCCCTCTATTGCTGACATCAGAGTCAGCTACTGACAAACAGGCCGCGCGCAGCTAGTCCCTCAAAGACTACTGGGCGCGGTTTTGTTTTGGGAATATTGATATGTCGGCACGTAAAGCGATCTTCATCACCGGTGGTGGTTCCGGCATTGGCCGTGCGATTGCACTGTATTTTGGCGAACGCGGCTGGTTCGTGGGCCTTGGCGATATCGACACGGCAGGCATGAAAGAAACCGAGAGCATGCTGCCCGGCGGCTATCACTACTCGCACAAATTCGACGTCCGCGACCGCGACGCTTGGGACAAAGCTCTGGAAGCTTTCTCAACCGCTGCAGGCGGACGTATCGACGTGATGGCCAACAATGCGGGCATCCCCATTGGCGGTTCGCTGATTGAAAACTCGGTCGACGAGATCGAGCGTTGCCTGGACATCAATCTGAAGGGCGTGCTGTTCGGCGCGCAGGCCGTGCACCCCTATTTGAAGAAAACTGCGCCGGGTAGCTGCCTGCTCAACACCGCCAGCGCTGCCGGAATTTACGGCTCGCCCGGCGGATCGGTTTACAGCGCAACCAAATTCGGCGTGCGCGCGATTACGGAATCGCTCGATGGTGAATGGCTGGCCGACGGGATCAATGTCCGTTCGCTGATGCCCAGTTTCATCGACACGCCTTTGCTCGACCACTCACCAAACAAGAAGACCAACGAGGGCATCCGTGCGCGTGTAATCGCAGGCGGTTTGGAAATTACGCCAGTTGAGGAGGTGGCCGAGGCAGCATGGAACGCAGTACACGGCGAGAAGCTGCATACAGTCGTCGGCAAGACAGCGAAGGACTTAGCCTTTGCTGCACGCTGGATGCCGGGACGTTTGCGCAAACGCATTCGCGGCGGCGGCAAGATGCTCGGCGATTAAGCCTTAAAGCAGCGCCTCGATAGATTTCACCATCGCTGCATCGCGCGCCGAAAGACCGCCAGCGTCATGAGTCGTCAACGTAATTTCGACGCGGTTATAAACGTTGAACCATTCGGGGTGGTGGTCTTGGGCTTCGGCCAGCAAAGCGACCCGCGCCATAAACGCAAAGGCTTCGCTGAAATCGGCAAATTCGAACTTTCGTTCGATAGCAACGCCATCGGCGCGCAGAGTCCAGCCGGTATATTCCGCCAACATTGTGTCACGCTCGGCATCACTGAGCTTTTCGATAGACATTGCGCTCTCCTTGTTAGCCGCCGAGCTTTCGCCTAACCGGGTGCGCCATGCAAGCCTGCACTCTCACCGCCAGTAATATCGCCTGCCGCCGCGGCGACCGGCTGCTGTTCGCAGGTGTGGATTTTACTCTGGCGGGCGGCGAGGCGCTGCATCTGGCGGGGCCGAACGGTATCGGCAAATCCAGCCTCATGCGGATCATCGCCGGATTGCTGCGCCCGCTTGAAGGAGAGGTGACGCGGGACGGCGCTGCGGCGCTCCTCGACGACCGCCCTGCCCTCGACGAATATCGGACATTGGGCGAGGCGCTGGATTTCTGGGCGAAAGTGGACGGCAGCCGCCCCGATGCAGCAACATTCGGCCTTGAAGAGCTGATGGACGTGCCGGTGCGTTTCCTGTCCACCGGCCAGCGAAAGCGCGGGGCGCTTGCCCGCATGGCCGGACAGCAGGCACCGATCTGGCTGCTTGATGAGCCGCTCAACGGATTGGACAAAGATGCAGTCGGCATCGTCGAAACACTGGTAGCGGATCACTGCAAGGCCGGCGGCATCGCCGTAATCGCCTCCCATCAACCGTTTGCGCTGGAGAGCATGACCCGCCTCGAACTGCCGGAGTTTGCCGCATGACAGGCGCGTTGTGGCAAGTTTTCAAGCGCGACGTAGCAATGCTGATGCCCGGCGGAAAACGTGGCGGAAGCTTGCTCCCGCTGCTGTTCTTTCTCGCGGTGGCGATGCTGTTCCCCTTCGCAGTCGGACCGGAACCCGCACTGTTGGCGAAGACCGGCGGCGGTGTGGCTTGGATCGCCGCTCTGCTGGCTGCATTATTGCCACTCGACCGCTTGGTTGCGCCTGATCTCGAAAGCGGCATTCTCGACCAATTCGCCTTGCGCGGTATTTCAGACGAGGCGTCAATGGCCTCGCGCCTTGTCGCCCATTGGCTGGGCTTCGGCCCGCCGTTGATCTTGGCGGCATTTCCAGCCGCCGCGCTACTCGGCCTTGATGGCCCGACGCTGCATTTCCTCTTGCTGGGTTTGCTAGCCGGAACACCGGGCCTCGCCGCCATCGGACTGATGATCGCTGCACTCACCGCAAGCTTCCGCAGCGGAACCGCTCTGGCAGGTTTGATGCTGGTCCCGATCGCTGTGCCGATACTGGTCTTCGGAGCCGGCAGCATACCTACCGGCAATTACAGCGGCATCGCCCTGACAGCGGCGATCAGTCTGGTGCTTTTAGCAATTGCGCCCTTCGCCGCTGGTGCAGCGATCAGAGCCGCACGCGAAGGTTAGACCTCAGTCGAAGCCGGGCCGGTGCAGACCCTTCTCGCTGATCGTGAAAATCTCGTTGCCGGTCTCGGTAATACCGATCGAATGTTCGAACTGGGCGCTTAACGACTTGTCGCGCGTCACGGCGGTCCAGCCGTCGCGCAGCAGTTTCACATGCGGCTTGCCGGTGTTGATCATCGGTTCGATGGTGAAGAACATACCGGGGCGCAGTTCAGGACCAGTGCCAGCCTGCGCAGCATGAACGACTTCGGGTGCATCGTGGAACAGGCGGCCAAGGCCGTGACCACAAAATTCGCGCACCACACCATAACGGAAGCTCTCCGCATAGGCCTGAATGGCCGCGCCGACATCACCCAGCCGCGCGCCCGGTTGAGCATTTTCAATACCGAGCATCAAACATTTATGGGTCACTTCGACCAAGCGCTTCGCCTTGAGCGGGACATCACCAACCAGATACATACGGCTGGTGTCGCCGTGCCAGCCGTCGAGAAGCGGCGTGACGTCGATATTAACGATGTCGCCATCCTTAAGAACCTTGTCAGAAGGAATGCCGTGACAGATCACATGGTTGATCGAGATGCAGCAGCTATGTGTATATCCGCGATAGCCGAGCGTGGCCGGAACCGCGCCGCCATCCAGCATCATCTGGCGAACAAAGTCGTCGATTGCAGCCGTGGTGATGCCCGGCTCGACAACATCGACCAGTGCATCGAGAATACTTGCCGCGAGCTTACCCGCGCGCCGCATACCTTCGAAGCCTTCCGGCCCGTGCAACTTGATTGTGCCGTCGCGCAGCACTGTTTCACCGTCTGTGACTGTTTGATAATCCATCATGCGGCATCATGTAGCGACGATCTGTAGAAATTGCGAGCCGTGCGTGCGCGCGTCACCGGCGCTTGCTGAATGCAGCCGAATAATCAGGGTTCACTGCATCAAATACAGCCTGTGTCACCGGCAGGGTCACTTCGTAACTGCCTTCGGCGTAGGGGCCGGCGGCATAAGGCGGAATCAGAAAGGTCAGCCGGTCAAAAGTGCGGCCGTTCGAAGACACTGGCACCAACGCGCTGCTTTCCACTGGATCGATGCATTCGGTGAAGATGTCTTCACTATCCGTAACGATCGGAGTGCCGCGCTTTTCCGCGCGCTGCTGGTTGAGCGCTTCGCAGAAAGGTTCGCGCACCGCATCGGTCAATGCCATGGGAGATTCGAACAATGTGACCGGGGCAACCATCCGGTCCTTGTTCTTGTCCCACAGCATCGAACCGAACACCGAATTGCCGTGTGCACCGCCAGAATAGGTCCATTCCAGCTTACTCAAGCTCAGCCATCCGGGCAGATCGCTGACCGCTTCCCAATTCACATTGACCGAGTAAGCATTGTACGGAAAGCCGCGACCCTTTGCATCGGAACGCGCTTCAAGCGCATCCGATTTGAGCGCCTCGCGTTCCTGATCGAGTTCGTCGTCCAGCTTTGACCGGAGCGTTGGAATCTTCCCCGCCTCGGCCGGATATGAATATTCGAAGTCGTAGAGATCACTCTTTTCGGCCACCGCGCGAGCCCCGTCAGCGCTCGATTCGGAAGCGCTGCTAGAAACACCATTTTCAGATGTGGTAGCGGTGGCAGAGGCCTTTGCAGTAGCGTCTGCTTCCGATGCTGATTTCTGCGTGTCTGCGGATGATGGGCGCGTGCCATCTAAATCATTATCTTTTAATGCTTTACCAGAGGCCTGAGCCGTCTCTCGCGCACCTTCTTGAGGTGCCGTTTCGGCAGGGTCCATTTCGCACCCTGCGACCAGTATAGCCGCCATCATCGAACCGTAGAGAAACCGCTTCTTCAAACTTTACTCTCGCGCAACCCGCCTGCTTGAGGCAGAGGTAACATATGAGCAAAAAGACAGATTTGATAGCAGCCGATCGCGGACAGGACGCGATTTCCCTTCACCTCATCGACAAAGACGGTTTTGCCGATTGGGCCAAGAAACTCACGGGCGGGCAGCGCGCCTCGCTTGAAGCGCAAAAGTTTGAAGGCAGCGGCAACCAGACAGCTATCGTATCGGATGGCGACAAATGGTTTGCCGTGGGCGGCGTGGCAAACCCTGCTGACCTCTCAAGCTGGTGCCTCGCAAAACTCGCCGAGGCATTACCAGCCGGCACCTACAGACTGGCCAGCGGCAATCCGGGTGCAGCCATGCTCGGTTGGCAGACTGCGCAGTACCATTTCGGCCGCTATCTCTCGGACGACACGCCCACAGGTCCGCGCGTTTTGTTGACCAAGGAAGCCAAGGCGATTGATGGCTCTCAGGAGGAAGCGGCGGCAGTCGCCAAGGTGCGCGATCTGGTGAACACGCCCGCGGAGGATATGGGTCCAGCCGCGCTGGAGGCCGAAGCGGAAGCTCTTGCCAAGGCATACAGAGCGCAACTGACAGTGACCAAGGGTGACACATTGGAGCAGGAATACCCGATGGTGCATGCCGTCGGCCGAGCCGCCACGCGCCATCATGCACCCAGAATGCTGGAGCTGAAATGGGGCGACGAAAAACATCCTAAGCTGGCAATTATCGGCAAGGGTGTGTGTTTCGATTCAGGCGGTTTAGATGTGAAGTCCGCCGCGGGCATGAAATTGATGAAGAAGGATATGGGCGGCGCGGCTCATGCTCTTGCCCTCGCCGGTTTGGTGATGGGCGGCGGACTTAAGGTGCGGCTGCATATGCTGGTCCCGGCGGTTGAAAATGCCATCGCTGGTAACGCTTTCCGCCCCGGCGATGTGCTTAATTCGCGCAAGGGGCTGACGGTCGAAATCGGGAATACCGATGCAGAAGGACGGCTGATCCTAGGCGATGCTTTGACCCGCGCCAGCGAAGAAGAGCCAGACATGATGATCGACTTCGCCACGCTGACCGGGGCAGCGCGGATTGCGCTCGGCCCTGACCTTGCTGCGATGATGTGCCGCAATGACGACACGGCACAGGCATTTCTCGATGCTGGTAAAGCAAATGACGACGAAGTCTGGCGCTTGCCCCTGCCCGAAAGTTACCGCGAATATTTGAAGTCGGACATTGCCGACATGAATAACACCCAGACAAACCCTTATGCAGGCGCGAGCGTCGCTGGCCTATTCCTCGACCGGTTTGTCGGCGAAGGCATTGATTGGACGCACTTTGATACGTTCGCGTGGCGCCCCTTCCCCAAGCCCGGACGGCCCAAAGGCGGCGAGGCGCTTGGCCTGCGCGCAGCATGGCATATGTTGCAATCACGCTACGGTGACGGGTAAACCAATCTTTGCTTAACTTGCCGCCCATCCGCAGGCGGTATAAGGGGCCTGACCGGCTATCTTGGGCGGCCCACAGGGGATTTGTTTTTTCGTGACCGACACCGCTGAATTCGAGCCCCCTAAGGGCCCGCTGGTGTTGTCCGGCCCGCAAACCCGCCCTGCCCCGGGTACGCTGCCGATCCGCGGCGATCTGGCCCATATCGGCCTCGCTGGAAAATACTTCGTGCCTCATTATGCCGTGCCCCAGCCGCGCATAGTCGTGGCAGCTGGCGCAGCCATGCTGGAAAAAACTGACACTGGCAGCGATGTCGTAAAACAGCTCGAAGGCGGAACAGAGTTCGGCTTGCTTGATATCGAGGGCGACTGGGCCTGGGGTGCACTAAGCGCCGAGGGGCCATCGGGCTGGGTTAAGCTGGAACAGCTTACCGACCTTACATGACCCACGCTGTCTTTATCGACGGTGCTGCCGGAACAACCGGTCTCGAAATTGCCGATCGGCTGGCCACGCGCCCAGAATTCGAACTGATCACTCTTGCTGACGATAAGCGTAAGGATGCTAGCGCCCGGCGCGACGCGCTCAATGCTGCAGACGTGGCGATCCTGTGTCTGCCCGACGATGCCGCCCGCGAATCCGTGGCGATGATCGACAACAACACCACCCGCGTTATCGACGCGTCGACCGCGCACCGCACTGCTGCGGGCTGGACCTACGGCTTTCAAGAACTGACCGGCTCCGATGTGGTTGCGTCCGCCATGCGGGTCAGCAATCCCGGGTGCTATCCGACAGGCTTCCTCGGCCTCGTTGCACCGCTCATTAGCGCTTCGATGCTGCCAGCGGACCGCAGTTACGCAGTTAGCGCCGTCTCCGGCTATTCGGGCGGCGGCAAGGCGCTGATCGAACGCTTCCACGAAGAAGCTGACATTGGCTGGCGCGGCTATGGCCTGACACTGGATCACAAACACCTTGCCGAGATGAAGGCCCATGCTGGCCTGACCCAAACGCCAATCTTCATGCCCGCCGTGATCCGTGCGCACCGCGGGATGGTGGTGCAAGTTCCGGTAGCACTGGACGATAGTACCGTAGACGCCGGTGCCATGCGCGCGGCCCTCGCCCAATTCTACATGGGTTCAAATATTGTCGAGGTTGCGGACGCACCGGCCGATGGCGAGATTTTGCTGAGCGAGAACGCTGGTCCTTGGGACGGTATGCGGCTGCATGTTTTGGGCGACGAAAGCGGTCACCAAGCCATGCTGGTGGCCGTGCTCGACAACCTTGGAAAAGGGGCCAGCGGCGCGGCGGTACAATCGCTGAATCTGATGGCCGGGCTGGACGAAACCGCAGGGCTCGCGCTCGGCCACGCACCGACTGCCTGATTTTTAGGCATACCTCTGCCTATTAGCTGGGCAAATCCCGATAGAAATCCGAAGATTCCAATCCTTGCGTAAAATGTCCGCTCGGCTAACCTGCACAAACGTACTTTGGCATGATTCTTGTAATGTTATTGCCGAAGGCAAACTGAAACGGCCGGATCGCAGACACGCGGTTCCGGCCTTTGTGCGGGGGCCGAACAGACGTGAAAAAGATCGAAGCCATCATTAAGCCTTTCAAGCTCGACGAAGTGAAGGAGTCGCTGCATGAAATCGGCGTTTCCGGCATCACCGTTACCGAAGCGAAGGGCTTTGGCCGTCAGAAGGGTCACACAGAACTCTATCGCGGCGCGGAATATGTCGTCGACTTCCTCCCCAAGGT comes from Altererythrobacter sp. ZODW24 and encodes:
- a CDS encoding 2Fe-2S iron-sulfur cluster-binding protein; its protein translation is MPKLVVTNREGNTTDLDVENGLTVMEAIRDNGFDELLALCGGCASCATCHIHVDPAFMDKLSAMSEDEDDLLESSDHREENSRLSCQVPFTPELDGLKVTIAPED
- a CDS encoding DNA-3-methyladenine glycosylase, yielding MGLSEAQIRDGLNAVVEREPKFGGALERVGYPEARIRPTGYRTLLRTIVGQQVSVAAAASVWNKLEALLGEDIPPQVLLDTEFDELRACGLSRQKQGYARSLCELVTCGELDIENLPSDDEEAIAELTKIKGIGRWSAEIYLLFAEGRPDIWPAGDLAVQAGLHGILGLAERPSEKEARILAEGWSPHRGSVAILTWHAYNNPAL
- a CDS encoding S9 family peptidase, which produces MTTTQTTTSAATAEAAPLIPREVLFGNPTRSSGKLSPDGKWLSWLAPKDGVMNVWLAPADDLDAAKTMTDATDRPIRQYFWSGDSKNLLYVQDKGGDENFLLYGVDIASGEERTLTPFENTRAQVVGTSNAYPNKMLVGVNNRDPRLHDVHMLDLDTGALELVMQNEGFAGYLADDLLKLRMALKPNAAGGMDFYKINDGEIEGEAFASTALEDSLTTQPAGFTNDGKTMYWIDSRGRNTAALIAEDVATGEKTIIAESDKADVGGAMSDPMTGEVEATSITYLKTEWTATDPDVKASLDWLDTRLDGDFGVSSRTKADDKWVVWNDPVTTPGKVYLYDRKAQTLTDFYMTRPDLEGAPLQAMHTLEITSRDGLTLPSYLTLPPGSDSDGDGVPDAAVPMVLLVHGGPWARDGYGYNSYHQWLANRGYAVMSVNFRGSTGFGKDFISAGDLEWGKKMHDDLIDAVNYAVEKGVTSDDKVAIMGGSYGGYATLAGLTFTPDEFACGVDIVGPSNLETLLATIPPYWEPMIAQFHERMGNPNTPEGLAMLKERSPLYSADKIVKPLLIGQGANDPRVNQDESDQIVEAMKAKGIPVTYVLYPDEGHGFAKPANNIAFNAVTENFLATCLGGRAEPIGDTVKNSTAEIVEGADFVQGLEEALAE
- a CDS encoding SDR family oxidoreductase produces the protein MSARKAIFITGGGSGIGRAIALYFGERGWFVGLGDIDTAGMKETESMLPGGYHYSHKFDVRDRDAWDKALEAFSTAAGGRIDVMANNAGIPIGGSLIENSVDEIERCLDINLKGVLFGAQAVHPYLKKTAPGSCLLNTASAAGIYGSPGGSVYSATKFGVRAITESLDGEWLADGINVRSLMPSFIDTPLLDHSPNKKTNEGIRARVIAGGLEITPVEEVAEAAWNAVHGEKLHTVVGKTAKDLAFAARWMPGRLRKRIRGGGKMLGD
- a CDS encoding 4a-hydroxytetrahydrobiopterin dehydratase, whose amino-acid sequence is MSIEKLSDAERDTMLAEYTGWTLRADGVAIERKFEFADFSEAFAFMARVALLAEAQDHHPEWFNVYNRVEITLTTHDAGGLSARDAAMVKSIEALL
- the ccmA gene encoding heme ABC exporter ATP-binding protein CcmA translates to MQACTLTASNIACRRGDRLLFAGVDFTLAGGEALHLAGPNGIGKSSLMRIIAGLLRPLEGEVTRDGAAALLDDRPALDEYRTLGEALDFWAKVDGSRPDAATFGLEELMDVPVRFLSTGQRKRGALARMAGQQAPIWLLDEPLNGLDKDAVGIVETLVADHCKAGGIAVIASHQPFALESMTRLELPEFAA
- a CDS encoding heme exporter protein CcmB, with amino-acid sequence MTGALWQVFKRDVAMLMPGGKRGGSLLPLLFFLAVAMLFPFAVGPEPALLAKTGGGVAWIAALLAALLPLDRLVAPDLESGILDQFALRGISDEASMASRLVAHWLGFGPPLILAAFPAAALLGLDGPTLHFLLLGLLAGTPGLAAIGLMIAALTASFRSGTALAGLMLVPIAVPILVFGAGSIPTGNYSGIALTAAISLVLLAIAPFAAGAAIRAAREG
- the map gene encoding type I methionyl aminopeptidase, translating into MMDYQTVTDGETVLRDGTIKLHGPEGFEGMRRAGKLAASILDALVDVVEPGITTAAIDDFVRQMMLDGGAVPATLGYRGYTHSCCISINHVICHGIPSDKVLKDGDIVNIDVTPLLDGWHGDTSRMYLVGDVPLKAKRLVEVTHKCLMLGIENAQPGARLGDVGAAIQAYAESFRYGVVREFCGHGLGRLFHDAPEVVHAAQAGTGPELRPGMFFTIEPMINTGKPHVKLLRDGWTAVTRDKSLSAQFEHSIGITETGNEIFTISEKGLHRPGFD
- a CDS encoding DUF4163 domain-containing protein codes for the protein MKKRFLYGSMMAAILVAGCEMDPAETAPQEGARETAQASGKALKDNDLDGTRPSSADTQKSASEADATAKASATATTSENGVSSSASESSADGARAVAEKSDLYDFEYSYPAEAGKIPTLRSKLDDELDQEREALKSDALEARSDAKGRGFPYNAYSVNVNWEAVSDLPGWLSLSKLEWTYSGGAHGNSVFGSMLWDKNKDRMVAPVTLFESPMALTDAVREPFCEALNQQRAEKRGTPIVTDSEDIFTECIDPVESSALVPVSSNGRTFDRLTFLIPPYAAGPYAEGSYEVTLPVTQAVFDAVNPDYSAAFSKRR
- a CDS encoding leucyl aminopeptidase family protein, with translation MSKKTDLIAADRGQDAISLHLIDKDGFADWAKKLTGGQRASLEAQKFEGSGNQTAIVSDGDKWFAVGGVANPADLSSWCLAKLAEALPAGTYRLASGNPGAAMLGWQTAQYHFGRYLSDDTPTGPRVLLTKEAKAIDGSQEEAAAVAKVRDLVNTPAEDMGPAALEAEAEALAKAYRAQLTVTKGDTLEQEYPMVHAVGRAATRHHAPRMLELKWGDEKHPKLAIIGKGVCFDSGGLDVKSAAGMKLMKKDMGGAAHALALAGLVMGGGLKVRLHMLVPAVENAIAGNAFRPGDVLNSRKGLTVEIGNTDAEGRLILGDALTRASEEEPDMMIDFATLTGAARIALGPDLAAMMCRNDDTAQAFLDAGKANDDEVWRLPLPESYREYLKSDIADMNNTQTNPYAGASVAGLFLDRFVGEGIDWTHFDTFAWRPFPKPGRPKGGEALGLRAAWHMLQSRYGDG
- the argC gene encoding N-acetyl-gamma-glutamyl-phosphate reductase, translated to MTHAVFIDGAAGTTGLEIADRLATRPEFELITLADDKRKDASARRDALNAADVAILCLPDDAARESVAMIDNNTTRVIDASTAHRTAAGWTYGFQELTGSDVVASAMRVSNPGCYPTGFLGLVAPLISASMLPADRSYAVSAVSGYSGGGKALIERFHEEADIGWRGYGLTLDHKHLAEMKAHAGLTQTPIFMPAVIRAHRGMVVQVPVALDDSTVDAGAMRAALAQFYMGSNIVEVADAPADGEILLSENAGPWDGMRLHVLGDESGHQAMLVAVLDNLGKGASGAAVQSLNLMAGLDETAGLALGHAPTA
- a CDS encoding P-II family nitrogen regulator; protein product: MKKIEAIIKPFKLDEVKESLHEIGVSGITVTEAKGFGRQKGHTELYRGAEYVVDFLPKVKLEVVVQEGIAERVVEAIAAAAQTGRIGDGKIFVTNIESALRIRTGEKDDDAI